In Candidatus Nitronauta litoralis, one DNA window encodes the following:
- a CDS encoding leucine--tRNA ligase, with protein sequence MQEYDFKDIEARWQAYWDTNKSFSVREDKDRPKYYLLEMFPYPSGRIHMGHVRNYTIGDALARFKRMQGFNVLHPIGWDAFGMPAENAAIKNNSHPWKWTLANIDTMRDQLKRLGLSYDWDRETATCTPEYYRWNQWCFLKFHERGLVYRKKSIVNWCEPCQTVLANEQVVDGKCWRCDNPVIDREQDGWFFKITEYADRLLEGCKELSGSWPEQVLTMQSNWIGKSFGAEVEFKVKDQDESILVFTTRPDTLYGATFMVLAPEHPLTTQLSRRTDQESAVDEFVARMKRMEKKDRTAEGGEKDGVFTGAYAINPLTGDPVPVWTANFVLMDYGTGAIMSVPAHDQRDFEFARKYKLPIRVVITPADGNLNADELETAFVSDGAMVQSGDFNGLAGQEARKTVCDHLNQQGIGKATVNFRLRDWGVSRQRYWGTPVPMVLCESCGTVPVPEDQLPVVLPTDVDLGDGGQSPLHTLESFYKVDCPKCGAAARRETDTLDTFICSSWYFDRYTSPHDEKHAFDPEASRYWMPVDQYIGGIEHAILHLLYSRFFHHIFRDMGLMHSPEPFDHLLTQGMVIKDGSKMSKSKGNVVDPDRIIEQYGADTARLFILFAAPPVKDLEWSDQGVEGCYRFLKRVWVIFQELAGSIREAGELPEANADISPPLKDLRRMTHITIKRVTDDTAVRMQFNTAIAAIMELVNHLYNFRDGWAKSEPTPEDRAVVKEALENLVLLLAPFAPHIAEDMWSALGYAETTDRAAWPVYNEALMQADEITIVVQINGKVRQKLTVPKAISEDDLKSKAMEDEKILPWVEGKTVRKTIVVPGKLVNIVV encoded by the coding sequence ATGCAGGAGTACGATTTTAAAGACATTGAAGCCCGCTGGCAGGCTTATTGGGATACTAATAAATCCTTCAGCGTCCGCGAAGATAAAGACCGGCCCAAATACTACCTTTTAGAGATGTTCCCCTACCCGTCCGGGCGTATTCACATGGGACACGTTCGTAATTACACCATCGGGGACGCCCTGGCCCGCTTCAAAAGAATGCAGGGATTCAATGTGCTGCATCCCATCGGATGGGACGCGTTTGGCATGCCCGCTGAAAACGCAGCGATCAAAAATAATTCTCACCCCTGGAAATGGACGCTGGCCAATATCGACACCATGCGCGACCAGCTCAAACGCCTCGGGTTGAGTTACGACTGGGACCGCGAAACCGCGACCTGCACACCGGAATACTACCGCTGGAACCAGTGGTGTTTCCTCAAGTTCCACGAACGCGGACTGGTCTACAGGAAAAAATCCATCGTCAACTGGTGCGAACCCTGCCAGACGGTGCTCGCCAATGAACAGGTAGTGGATGGTAAATGCTGGCGCTGCGACAATCCCGTCATCGACCGCGAACAGGACGGCTGGTTTTTCAAAATCACCGAATACGCCGACCGTCTGCTGGAAGGTTGCAAGGAGCTTTCCGGCTCCTGGCCCGAACAGGTCCTGACCATGCAGTCCAATTGGATCGGGAAAAGTTTCGGTGCTGAGGTTGAATTCAAAGTAAAGGATCAGGATGAATCGATCCTGGTGTTCACCACTCGACCAGACACCCTCTACGGCGCAACGTTCATGGTGCTGGCTCCAGAACATCCCCTGACCACGCAACTCTCGCGCAGAACGGATCAGGAATCGGCGGTTGATGAATTTGTCGCACGCATGAAGCGGATGGAGAAAAAAGACCGCACTGCAGAAGGCGGCGAAAAAGATGGCGTCTTCACTGGAGCTTATGCCATTAACCCGCTCACCGGAGATCCAGTCCCGGTTTGGACAGCCAACTTTGTTCTCATGGACTACGGAACTGGTGCGATCATGTCGGTCCCCGCTCATGATCAACGTGATTTTGAATTTGCCAGAAAGTACAAATTGCCCATCCGCGTGGTTATCACTCCGGCAGATGGCAACCTCAATGCTGATGAACTCGAAACAGCTTTTGTCTCAGATGGTGCCATGGTGCAATCCGGAGATTTTAACGGGCTCGCCGGACAGGAAGCGCGAAAAACCGTATGCGACCACCTCAACCAGCAGGGCATCGGCAAAGCCACGGTCAACTTTCGTCTGCGCGACTGGGGTGTTTCCCGCCAGCGTTACTGGGGGACACCGGTACCGATGGTTTTGTGCGAATCCTGTGGCACGGTACCGGTTCCAGAAGACCAACTGCCGGTAGTATTGCCAACTGATGTTGACCTCGGCGATGGTGGACAGTCGCCGCTTCACACGCTCGAATCGTTTTACAAAGTCGACTGTCCAAAATGTGGCGCAGCAGCCCGGCGCGAAACCGACACACTCGACACTTTTATCTGTTCGTCCTGGTACTTCGACCGCTACACATCCCCGCATGACGAGAAGCATGCCTTTGATCCGGAGGCGAGCCGATACTGGATGCCGGTGGATCAATACATCGGCGGCATCGAACACGCTATCCTTCACCTGCTTTACTCCAGGTTTTTTCATCACATTTTCCGCGACATGGGGTTGATGCATTCTCCCGAGCCCTTTGACCATCTGTTGACCCAGGGAATGGTTATCAAAGACGGAAGCAAGATGTCGAAGTCTAAAGGAAACGTGGTCGACCCGGACCGCATCATTGAACAATACGGAGCCGACACAGCCCGGTTGTTCATCCTGTTCGCGGCCCCTCCTGTCAAAGACCTTGAATGGAGCGACCAGGGGGTCGAAGGATGTTATCGGTTTCTCAAACGGGTGTGGGTCATTTTCCAGGAACTGGCGGGAAGCATCAGGGAGGCGGGTGAACTTCCAGAGGCCAATGCAGACATTTCCCCACCCTTAAAAGACCTGCGGCGCATGACACACATAACCATCAAACGCGTAACAGACGATACTGCGGTTCGCATGCAGTTCAATACGGCGATCGCTGCGATCATGGAACTGGTCAACCATCTTTACAATTTCCGCGATGGATGGGCGAAATCCGAACCCACCCCGGAGGATCGGGCTGTTGTGAAAGAGGCATTGGAAAACCTGGTTTTGCTGCTGGCCCCCTTCGCTCCGCACATTGCAGAGGACATGTGGTCCGCTTTGGGATATGCTGAGACGACAGACCGGGCTGCCTGGCCGGTTTATAATGAAGCGTTGATGCAGGCGGATGAAATCACCATTGTGGTGCAGATCAATGGTAAAGTCCGGCAAAAACTGACTGTACCCAAAGCCATCAGCGAGGATGATCTGAAATCCAAAGCAATGGAAGATGAGAAGATCCTCCCCTGGGTTGAAGGCAAAACCGTGCGCAAGACCATCGTGGTACCCGGGAAACTCGTCAATATCGTCGTATGA
- a CDS encoding LptE family protein has protein sequence MKETHLAHRNVVIPDWSFRLLKCLLLISLLIISGCGYRLSGTGSSLPPHIKTIAIPVFKNKSSEPTIHPRLTNTIRRAFLTDGRLKLVDDPKKAHLVLNGILEFYDLRAVTFDVNDRAIEYWVYLGVNVDVKDRVKGKTFQKENLRTRWDYRPTANVVNAEANRQEALDEAFRDVSIRLVSLIIDQF, from the coding sequence ATGAAGGAGACTCACTTGGCTCACCGAAATGTGGTAATCCCTGACTGGAGTTTTCGGCTGTTGAAATGCCTTCTATTGATCAGCTTGCTTATTATCAGTGGTTGCGGTTACCGTTTGTCTGGCACCGGCTCTTCACTGCCACCGCATATCAAAACCATCGCTATCCCGGTTTTCAAAAACAAGTCGAGTGAACCCACCATTCATCCGCGCCTGACCAATACCATTCGACGTGCCTTTCTAACTGACGGGCGACTCAAGCTGGTGGACGACCCCAAAAAAGCTCACCTTGTACTGAACGGTATCCTCGAATTCTACGACCTTCGCGCTGTCACATTCGATGTCAATGACCGGGCCATTGAATACTGGGTGTATCTGGGGGTCAATGTGGATGTAAAAGACCGGGTAAAGGGAAAGACCTTCCAGAAGGAAAACCTGCGTACCCGCTGGGACTACCGTCCAACTGCCAATGTGGTCAACGCCGAAGCCAACAGACAGGAAGCGCTCGACGAGGCCTTCCGCGATGTCTCTATCCGGTTGGTCAGCCTGATCATTGACCAGTTCTGA
- the holA gene encoding DNA polymerase III subunit delta, whose protein sequence is MNAFELKGKLTEDNRLPVYFLYGPERFLATEIIDLLTKQLVTEDNRDFNFEAFDGASSKPSDWINSAKTMSFFGGDKLVVVEGIDGASWDDAGIAMMVEYAKNPVREACLVMTALKADRKRKVYKALCALPGAAECTPPHEGMLSPWLRDRAKEKGYTLSVAAADRMVARIGPLPGRLISELDKVLTYAGKNKKVSEEDVTTVVGDIRLETVFALTDALKEKNAGRALSLLRNQLKHGEEPLKLLGTIAWQFRMIWEVKHFQKRNMPSAGIARAMGQKPFVVDKAARYTRNFSEVQLKEGLRSLAWADRELKTSGKDPAGIMETLVLKLAS, encoded by the coding sequence GTGAACGCCTTTGAGCTAAAGGGAAAACTGACGGAAGACAACCGCCTGCCGGTTTACTTCCTGTATGGCCCCGAACGGTTCCTTGCCACCGAAATCATCGACCTGCTCACCAAACAACTGGTCACCGAAGACAACCGCGATTTCAATTTTGAAGCATTCGATGGCGCTTCCTCCAAACCTTCCGACTGGATCAATTCTGCTAAAACCATGTCCTTCTTTGGAGGGGACAAACTGGTCGTTGTTGAGGGAATTGATGGCGCATCGTGGGATGATGCGGGTATCGCTATGATGGTGGAATACGCCAAAAACCCGGTCCGGGAAGCCTGTCTTGTCATGACTGCGCTCAAGGCGGACCGGAAACGGAAAGTATACAAGGCCCTTTGTGCCTTGCCCGGTGCAGCCGAGTGCACGCCCCCTCATGAAGGTATGCTGTCCCCCTGGCTACGGGATCGCGCCAAGGAGAAAGGGTATACGCTGAGTGTGGCCGCCGCCGACAGGATGGTCGCACGAATTGGCCCCCTACCGGGGCGACTGATCTCGGAACTGGATAAGGTCTTGACCTATGCAGGAAAAAATAAAAAGGTGAGCGAAGAAGATGTCACGACCGTTGTAGGTGATATCCGTCTCGAAACCGTTTTCGCCCTGACCGACGCGCTTAAGGAAAAGAATGCAGGGCGCGCGTTGTCGCTATTACGCAACCAACTCAAACACGGTGAAGAACCTCTCAAACTACTGGGCACCATCGCCTGGCAATTCCGCATGATCTGGGAGGTGAAACATTTTCAGAAAAGAAACATGCCGAGCGCTGGCATCGCCCGTGCTATGGGACAAAAACCTTTTGTCGTAGACAAAGCGGCACGTTACACGCGCAATTTTTCGGAAGTACAGCTGAAGGAAGGCTTGCGGTCACTCGCCTGGGCGGACCGCGAACTGAAAACCAGCGGGAAAGATCCTGCTGGTATTATGGAAACACTGGTACTAAAACTGGCGAGCTGA
- a CDS encoding 30S ribosomal protein S20, producing the protein MANHKSALKRHRQSLTRSARNRGFRTQLKTHTKKVYAAVEENNGEDAKKALHDAQKSIAKIASKGVIHKRAAARKISSLTRRVNAMSASA; encoded by the coding sequence TTGGCCAATCATAAATCGGCGCTCAAGCGTCATCGACAAAGTTTGACCCGTTCCGCACGCAACCGTGGTTTCCGCACACAGTTAAAAACTCACACTAAAAAAGTGTATGCAGCCGTTGAAGAAAATAACGGGGAAGATGCAAAAAAGGCTCTGCACGATGCACAGAAGAGTATCGCCAAGATTGCAAGCAAAGGTGTGATCCACAAACGTGCCGCTGCCCGTAAAATTTCAAGCCTTACCCGTCGGGTCAACGCGATGAGCGCATCAGCGTAA
- a CDS encoding Hpt domain-containing protein, with protein sequence MRLLLIAKDLEVVAAFKPLVSWGHEVWVCESLSGAKKKIAETPLELVVVDEDIYREKPEHLAEMMTELGESGNLLPLATVGYSTGKELHSLKRPPKEDDLFEFVVKLAPQLEPVALNSTAAMLQCDDDEELLHDISEVFLGDAPNQLEKIRDGFRQDNLGQVSSAAHSLKGASGNLAAECLYEAAQQLERASHDRESAISRACFAQVEYQFIRLKRHLKKTVLADT encoded by the coding sequence ATGAGACTGTTACTGATTGCAAAGGACCTGGAGGTCGTTGCTGCCTTCAAGCCCTTGGTGTCGTGGGGGCACGAAGTCTGGGTTTGTGAATCGTTGTCTGGGGCAAAGAAAAAAATTGCCGAGACTCCTTTGGAGTTGGTGGTGGTCGATGAGGATATTTATCGGGAAAAGCCCGAACACCTTGCAGAAATGATGACTGAGTTGGGTGAGTCAGGGAACCTCCTGCCTTTGGCGACGGTTGGGTATTCTACAGGAAAGGAGTTACACAGCCTGAAACGACCCCCGAAGGAAGACGATCTGTTCGAGTTCGTGGTGAAACTGGCTCCACAGTTGGAACCGGTTGCGCTCAACAGCACTGCAGCAATGTTGCAGTGTGATGATGACGAAGAATTGTTGCATGATATCTCAGAGGTTTTTCTGGGAGATGCTCCCAATCAATTGGAGAAAATTCGCGATGGGTTTCGGCAAGACAATCTAGGGCAGGTCAGTAGTGCAGCGCATTCATTAAAAGGTGCTTCGGGTAACCTGGCTGCAGAATGTTTATATGAAGCAGCCCAGCAACTGGAACGGGCCAGTCATGATCGGGAAAGTGCCATCTCCAGAGCCTGTTTTGCCCAGGTGGAATACCAGTTTATTCGTCTCAAACGCCATCTAAAAAAAACCGTATTGGCAGACACGTAA
- a CDS encoding response regulator — MPKLLLVEDNEMNRDMLSRRLIRRGFEVVMAVDGREGVEKAGSEHPDLILMDMSLPVMDGWTATSLIKADSKLGRIPVLGLSAHAMSGDAEKALAAGCDDYDTKPVDIKRLMSKIEALLNRQPAR; from the coding sequence ATGCCCAAACTGTTGCTGGTTGAAGATAATGAAATGAATCGCGATATGTTGTCGCGTCGTTTGATAAGGCGCGGATTTGAAGTCGTGATGGCGGTTGATGGCAGGGAGGGAGTTGAAAAGGCAGGGTCCGAACATCCTGACCTGATCCTGATGGATATGAGCCTGCCGGTCATGGATGGCTGGACTGCCACCAGTCTGATCAAGGCAGATTCCAAGCTTGGGAGAATTCCGGTTTTGGGTTTGTCGGCCCACGCGATGTCTGGCGACGCAGAAAAAGCGCTGGCCGCCGGTTGCGACGATTACGATACGAAACCTGTAGATATCAAACGATTAATGAGTAAAATTGAAGCGTTGCTTAACAGGCAACCTGCCAGATAA
- a CDS encoding SAM-dependent methyltransferase, with protein sequence MAMQLKEVVPFGRSLEEYRLMFNLTEADIEKSILSVADGPASFNAEMAKINKSVISLDPLYRFDALEIRNRFFEVVDDIIDQVKQSPGDWVWNYHGSPENLKKTRTKVLNLFQEDYQSVRRDLAYKEGALPELNFPGKTFELVLCSHFLFLYSKQLDHEFHLKSIKEMIRVGNEVRIFPLLSLMLEKYPHLDKLIHHLKQKNLHVEIVKVPYELQRGGDEMLIVKRR encoded by the coding sequence ATGGCTATGCAACTCAAAGAAGTCGTGCCTTTTGGTCGATCATTGGAAGAGTACCGATTGATGTTCAATTTAACCGAAGCCGACATTGAGAAATCAATCCTGAGCGTGGCGGACGGACCCGCCAGCTTCAATGCAGAAATGGCGAAAATTAATAAATCGGTTATTTCTCTGGATCCGCTCTACCGCTTCGATGCTCTCGAAATCAGGAACCGGTTTTTTGAGGTTGTGGACGATATCATTGATCAGGTGAAACAGTCACCGGGCGACTGGGTGTGGAACTATCACGGTTCACCGGAAAACCTGAAAAAAACCCGGACAAAGGTTTTGAACCTCTTTCAGGAAGACTATCAATCGGTTCGAAGGGACCTGGCCTACAAGGAGGGAGCCTTACCGGAATTAAACTTTCCTGGTAAAACTTTTGAATTGGTACTTTGCTCGCATTTCCTGTTTCTTTATTCAAAACAACTGGACCATGAGTTCCATCTAAAATCGATCAAGGAAATGATACGGGTCGGGAATGAAGTGAGAATTTTCCCCTTGCTCAGCTTGATGCTGGAAAAATATCCGCACCTGGACAAATTGATCCATCACCTGAAGCAAAAAAATCTGCACGTCGAAATAGTTAAAGTACCCTACGAACTTCAACGCGGCGGGGACGAGATGTTGATCGTCAAAAGAAGATGA